A DNA window from Onychostoma macrolepis isolate SWU-2019 chromosome 13, ASM1243209v1, whole genome shotgun sequence contains the following coding sequences:
- the nusap1 gene encoding nucleolar and spindle-associated protein 1 isoform X2 produces MDLDSLKYAELQRLAKEVGLKANMKAEKLLKALKEHFSQQQTSENDNDVDVQGAHTATFVTERRGKGRTAKRKLSGSTTVTAQNIEKPAQEQGRRGSKRRKVSSPKDTQKPVPPETSAKEDPVEKVVESEETNPDSEGAPAEPSVKGVGRRTVGKIPRLEGLMKRKPALRPTTPNFKKLHEAHFKKMESIDSYVQRKNKQMEVLRNSVKELKTLSEKTLMKSVETKAQTVPASRVSLFSPGVQEKKTLAEKRRLTQQSASKSALKDSTTFRPTILTTNKINVRFSQATHDNEYKRSLVKTPARMSPLIPLTSTPGRKSDVPTKPDLLKSVGAIKTPGVTPFVFNGNNSMSVTPGVTKNTTFDLKTSLSRPLTYKPHKGKLKPFGAQQENTALNKSVHTDSGVTVPSHQKNYKQHQVQTREERRAKHTEDRKQKKEKMLGSRRGLVIA; encoded by the exons ATGGATTTGGATTCGCTTAAATACGCGGAATTGCAGCGCCTTGCTAAAGAGGTTGGACTGAAAGCAAATATGAAG GCTGAAAAGCTGTTGAAAGCTTTAAAAGAACACTTTTCACAACAGCAGACATCTGAAAAT GATAATGATGTGGACGTGCAGGGCGCGCACACTGCAACGTTTGTGACCGAGCGCCGGGGAAAAGGCCGCACTGCCAAGAGAAAGCTCAGTGGCTCCACAACTGTCACTGCTCAG AATATAGAAAAGCCTGCACAAGAGCAGGGCCGAAGGGGCTCCAAGAGGAGGAAGGTGTCCTCACCCAAGGACACGCAGAAACCAGTTCCACCTGAAACATCTGCTAAAGAAGATCCTgtggagaaagttgtagaatcAGAGGAAACCAATCCAGACTCTGAAGGTGCTCCTGCAGAGCCAAGTGTTAAAG GTGTAGGGAGAAGAACAGTGGGTAAAATCCCTCGTCTTGAGGGCCTGATGAAGAGAAAACCTGCACTGCGGCCGACAACTCCTA ACTTCAAGAAACTCCATGAGGCTCACTTCAAAAAGATGGAGTCCATCGATTCTTATGTCCAAAGGAAGAACAAACAAATGGAGGTGCTCAGGAATTCTGTCAAGGAGCTGAAG acTCTGTCAGAGAAGACGCTGATGAAGTCGGTTGAAACAAAGGCTCAAACT GTGCCTGCTAGCAGAGTGTCTCTCTTCAGTCCTGGAGTGcaggagaaaaaaacattagcaGAAAAACGCAGGCTCACTCAGCAGTCTGCCAGCAAGTCTGCTTTGAAGGACAGCACCACCTTCAGGCCAACTATCCTCACCACTAATAAAATCAATGTCCG GTTCTCACAAGCCACTCACGATAACGAATACAAGCGTTCGCTGGTAAAGACTCCAGCTCGTATGTCTCCTCTCATCCCTCTTACCTCCACTCCAGGGAGGAAATCTGATGTTCCTACCAAACCTGATCTTCTTAAAAGTGTTGGTGCTATCAAAACACCTG gAGTTactccatttgtttttaatgggAACAACAGTATGTCAGTCACCCCTGGTGTCACCAAGAACACCACATTTGACCTGAAGACCAGTCTCTCTCGTCCACTCACCTACAAACCACACAAAG GAAAACTGAAGCCTTTTGGAGCTCAACAGGAGAACACAGCACTTAATAAATCTGTTCACACTGATTCTGGTGTGACTGTTCCTTCACACCAGAAAAACTATAAACAGCACCAAGTTCAAACCAG AGAGGAACGACGTGCCAAGCACACAGAAGAccgaaaacaaaagaaagagaagATGCTGGGTTCCAGGCGAGGTCTGGTCATTGCCTAA
- the ndufaf1 gene encoding complex I intermediate-associated protein 30, mitochondrial, which yields MAVSKTTLKSLFGVYGVIHRQPLLLPSTLRYSVILSTRSIHERDYRRPGQPPDTRWPWQKIQFDFSKGVEGVKKHIGLLKDEFVQRWTGPEGRPLIVHMLEQTRVQWEFRGPESLNQWVVSSDQEIGGRSEAYIKLGKNNTSCLLYGTLCSTPPRDGETRYSGYCTLRSKQSLASFDRKKHFDWSSFNTLHMRIRGDGRPWMVNVSTETFFSHQKDDIYSYFLYTRGGPYWQDVKIPFSKFFLSSRGRIQDSQHVVWLDKVKSIGFTLGDKADGPFQLEIDFIGLCNDLAHSEEFAYELYKRNPEI from the exons ATGGCTGTGTCAAAGACAACATTAAAATCTCTGTTTGGAGTTTATGGTGTCATTCACAGACAGCCTCTGTTATTGCCATCTACCCTGAGATACTCAGTTATACTGAGCACCAGAAGCATCCATGAGCGTGATTACCGCAGACCAGGCCAGCCTCCAGACACCCGCTGGCCCTGGCAAAAGATACAATTCGATTTCTCCAAAGGTGTGGAGGGTGTCAAGAAGCACATCGGGTTGTTGAAGGATGAGTTTGTCCAGCGCTGGACTGGACCTGAAGGAAGGCCGTTAATAGTTCACATGCTGGAACAAACACGTGTCCAGTGGGAGTTCCGTGGACCGGAGAGTCTCAATCAGTGGGTGGTGTCATCCGATCAGGAGATTGGGGGTCGCAGTGAGGCATACATCAAACTGGGCAAGAACAATACCTCGTGTTTGCTGTACGGGACCTTGTGCTCCACACCTCCCCGTGATGGAGAGACTCGATACAGTGGATACTGCACTCTGCGCTCCAAACAATCGCTG GCCTCatttgacagaaaaaaacactttgaCTGGTCAAGTTTCAACACATTACATATGCGTATTCGGGGAGATGGAAGACCATGGATGGTAAACGTGTCTACAGAGACCTTCTTTTCTCATCAGAAAGATGACATCTACAGTTACTTCCTCTACACTAGAGGGGGACCCTACTGGCAGGATGTCAAG ATCCCGTTCTCCAAGTTTTTCCTTTCCAGCCGGGGAAGAATACAGGATAGCCAGCATGTCGTCTGGTTAGATAAG GTAAAGAGTATTGGTTTTACATTGGGGGATAAAGCAGACGGCCCATTTCAGCTGGAGATTGACTTCATTGGTCTGTGCAATGACCTTGCCCACTCAGAGGAGTTTGCATACGAGCTTTACAAGAGAAACCCAGAGATCTAA
- the rtf1 gene encoding RNA polymerase-associated protein RTF1 homolog, with protein sequence MVNVKKRKGRVVIDSDSEDSASDDNLDQELLSLAKRKRVDSDEQEEPVNKPAASTDSETSDSDDEWTVGGTKTKKKGKPSKGPEKKNTVKKRKGKTASSGSSNGDSSAESSAPEEGEVSDSDSNSSSSSSDSDSSSEDEVFRDGYGDDLMGDEEDRARLEQMTEKEREQELFNRIEKREVLKRRFEIKQKLKTAKKKEKEEKKKKQEEEQEKRKQSQVPDTQVVMSHNKERRIKRDEKLDKKSQAMEELKAEREKRKNRTAELLAKRQPLKTSEVYSDDEEEEEDDDDKSSVKSDRSSRSSSFDEEEEKEEAPPKSQPVSLPDELNRIRLSRHKLERWCHMPFFAKTVTGCFVRIGIGNSSSKPVYRVAEIIDVVETAKVYQLGSTRTNKGLQLRTFALEN encoded by the exons ATGGTGAATGTAAAGAAACGGAAAGGTCGGGTCGTGATTGACTCTGACTCGGAGGATAGTGCAAGCGATGATAATTTGGATCAG GAGCTGCTGTCTCTTGCCAAGAGAAAGCGTGTGGATTCTGATGAACAGGAAGAGCCTGTTAATAAACCTGCCGCCTCCACAGACTCTGAGACATCAGACAGCGATGATGAG TGGACTGTTGGAGGCACTAAAACCAAAAAGAAAGGGAAGCCTAGCAAAGGGCCTGAAAAAAAGAACACAGTCAAGAAACGAAAGGGCAAGACGGCTTCATCCGGCAGCTCAAATGGAGACAGTTCAGCAGAGAGTTCGGCTCCAGAAGAAG GTGAGGTGTCGGACTCCGACAGTAACAGCTCATCCTCCAGCTCGGATTCTGACTCGTCGTCAGAAGATGAGGTTTTCCGCGATGGTTATGGAGACGACCTAATGGGGGATGAGGAGGACAGGGCCCGTTTGGAGCAGATGACggaaaaagaaagagaacagGAGCTGTTTAACCGTATAGAGAAGAGAGAAGTCCTCAAGAGGAG GTTTGAAATCAAGCAAAAACTGAAGACGgcaaagaagaaagaaaaggaagaaaagaagaagaaacaggAGGAGGAGCAGGAGAAGAGAAAACAGTCTCAGGTCCCTGACACTCAGGTG GTGATGTCCCATAACAAAGAGAGACGGATCAAGAGAGACGAGAAGCTGGACAAGAAGTCACAGGCCATGGAAGAGCTGAAAGCAGAAAGAGAGAAGAGGAAAAACAGAACTG CTGAGCTCCTTGCCAAACGGCAGCCACTGAAGACAAGTGAGGTCTACTCAGatgatgaagaggaggaggaagatgatgatgaCAAGTCTTCAGTAAAGAGTGACCGCAGCTCAAGATCATCATCTTTTGATGAAGAGGAGGA GAAAGAGGAGGCTCCGCCCAAGTCCCAGCCAGTGTCATTACCAGATGAACTGAATCGGATCCGGCTGTCCCGGCACAAGCTGGAGCGCTGGTGTCACATGCCGTTCTTTGCTAAAACTGTCACTGGTTGTTTTGTTCGAATTGGCATCGGAAACAGCAGCAGCAAGCCTGTTTATCGG GTGGCTGAAATCATTGATGTGGTGGAGACGGCTAAAGTTTATCAGTTGGGGTCCACACGGACAAATAAAGGCCTTCAGCTCCGCACGTTTGCACTGGaaaac
- the nusap1 gene encoding nucleolar and spindle-associated protein 1 isoform X1 — protein MDLDSLKYAELQRLAKEVGLKANMKAEKLLKALKEHFSQQQTSENDNDVDVQGAHTATFVTERRGKGRTAKRKLSGSTTVTAQNIEKPAQEQGRRGSKRRKVSSPKDTQKPVPPETSAKEDPVEKVVESEETNPDSEGAPAEPSVKGVGRRTVGKIPRLEGLMKRKPALRPTTPNFKKLHEAHFKKMESIDSYVQRKNKQMEVLRNSVKELKTLSEKTLMKSVETKAQTKVPASRVSLFSPGVQEKKTLAEKRRLTQQSASKSALKDSTTFRPTILTTNKINVRFSQATHDNEYKRSLVKTPARMSPLIPLTSTPGRKSDVPTKPDLLKSVGAIKTPGVTPFVFNGNNSMSVTPGVTKNTTFDLKTSLSRPLTYKPHKGKLKPFGAQQENTALNKSVHTDSGVTVPSHQKNYKQHQVQTREERRAKHTEDRKQKKEKMLGSRRGLVIA, from the exons ATGGATTTGGATTCGCTTAAATACGCGGAATTGCAGCGCCTTGCTAAAGAGGTTGGACTGAAAGCAAATATGAAG GCTGAAAAGCTGTTGAAAGCTTTAAAAGAACACTTTTCACAACAGCAGACATCTGAAAAT GATAATGATGTGGACGTGCAGGGCGCGCACACTGCAACGTTTGTGACCGAGCGCCGGGGAAAAGGCCGCACTGCCAAGAGAAAGCTCAGTGGCTCCACAACTGTCACTGCTCAG AATATAGAAAAGCCTGCACAAGAGCAGGGCCGAAGGGGCTCCAAGAGGAGGAAGGTGTCCTCACCCAAGGACACGCAGAAACCAGTTCCACCTGAAACATCTGCTAAAGAAGATCCTgtggagaaagttgtagaatcAGAGGAAACCAATCCAGACTCTGAAGGTGCTCCTGCAGAGCCAAGTGTTAAAG GTGTAGGGAGAAGAACAGTGGGTAAAATCCCTCGTCTTGAGGGCCTGATGAAGAGAAAACCTGCACTGCGGCCGACAACTCCTA ACTTCAAGAAACTCCATGAGGCTCACTTCAAAAAGATGGAGTCCATCGATTCTTATGTCCAAAGGAAGAACAAACAAATGGAGGTGCTCAGGAATTCTGTCAAGGAGCTGAAG acTCTGTCAGAGAAGACGCTGATGAAGTCGGTTGAAACAAAGGCTCAAACT AAGGTGCCTGCTAGCAGAGTGTCTCTCTTCAGTCCTGGAGTGcaggagaaaaaaacattagcaGAAAAACGCAGGCTCACTCAGCAGTCTGCCAGCAAGTCTGCTTTGAAGGACAGCACCACCTTCAGGCCAACTATCCTCACCACTAATAAAATCAATGTCCG GTTCTCACAAGCCACTCACGATAACGAATACAAGCGTTCGCTGGTAAAGACTCCAGCTCGTATGTCTCCTCTCATCCCTCTTACCTCCACTCCAGGGAGGAAATCTGATGTTCCTACCAAACCTGATCTTCTTAAAAGTGTTGGTGCTATCAAAACACCTG gAGTTactccatttgtttttaatgggAACAACAGTATGTCAGTCACCCCTGGTGTCACCAAGAACACCACATTTGACCTGAAGACCAGTCTCTCTCGTCCACTCACCTACAAACCACACAAAG GAAAACTGAAGCCTTTTGGAGCTCAACAGGAGAACACAGCACTTAATAAATCTGTTCACACTGATTCTGGTGTGACTGTTCCTTCACACCAGAAAAACTATAAACAGCACCAAGTTCAAACCAG AGAGGAACGACGTGCCAAGCACACAGAAGAccgaaaacaaaagaaagagaagATGCTGGGTTCCAGGCGAGGTCTGGTCATTGCCTAA
- the oip5 gene encoding protein Mis18-beta → MSTSTRSFLESSYDIGPCDSTQTSSIADQLRAVKDGEVCMADFRNCSVLQCMTCNTVLGDSLGICGEVQSLHSIICLEVTEDVRVNKKLEMSLNGHLAFSTYQVLHCDGCHGAVGLVLHSTPEHMSALRNLFLLRKELINCYMLRSGTCVKASKINFKHRLMDKNIKELKQDLEAQVKILEGMMEKLCTHNVS, encoded by the exons ATGTCGACCAGCACTCGAAGTTTTCTCGAAAGCTCTTATGATATCGGCCCATGTGACTCGACACAGACTAGCTCAATTGCAGATCAGCTAAGAGCTGTGAAGGACGGAGAAGTCTGTATGGCAGACTTTAGGAATTGCAGTGTTCTACAATGCATGACATGCAACACAGTGCTTGGAGACTCTCTCGGGATCTGCGGGGAAGTCCAGAGCCTCCACAGTATCATTTGTTTGG AAGTCACTGAGGATGTGAGGGTAAACAAAAAGCTggagatgagtttgaatggtcATCTGGCTTTCTC GACCTACCAAGTCCTTCACTGTGATGGTTGCCATGGTGCAGTTGGCCTGGTTCTTCACTCCACCCCAGAGCACATGTCTGCTTTACGGAACCTCTTCCTTTTACGAAAAGAGCTGATAAACTG ctACATGCTAAGAAGTGGCACATGTGTTAAAGCCTCCAAAATCAACTTCAAACACCGACTCatggacaaaaatattaaagag CTGAAGCAGGATTTAGAAGCTCAGGTGAAGATTCTGGAAGGAATGATGGAAAAATTGTGCACACACAATGTAAGCTAA